The sequence TGTCGAAGGCGTCGTTCGTCCCGTCGCCGATCACCCCGTCCGTCCCGACGTCCCACCGGAAGGAGAGACCATCGATGAGGTCCTGCAAGGGGCCCGCGGCGGAGCACTGCGCGGCCGCGCTACGCGGCGCCGCAGCGAGCGCCAGCGTGACGCCGAGCGCGGTGGCCATCACGGTTCGCTTCATCCTCTTCACCCTCTCTCGCCACGCAGGGCCGCGTCGCATGGCCCGATCACGCTCGTCCTCGTCACCGCGCCGCGCCGCCCGCGGCCGGCTCCTGCTCGCCTTGCGCCTGCTCCGGGCAGCCGCGCCGCGACGGGTCGCCGCCCGCGGAGCCCGCGGCCGCCCGGGGGCAGAGGTCGTCCTGATCGGCGACGCCGTCCTCGTCCTCGTCCTCGACGGGACAGCCGTTCCTCTTCGCGTCGGCGCTGGCCGGGCCGTGCGCGTACGGGCACGCGTCCCGCGCGCCGGGGATGCCGTCCATGTCCGGATCCGCGTTCGCTTCGACGTCCGCCGCCGCGCCGGCGGGCGGCCGCGCCGGGGGAGCCCACGCCACCGTGCCCATCGCGCGGAACGACGGCGTGCCGATCGCGTCGCCGATCCCCGGCCCGGCGGCCGCTCCGACGACGAGGCCGGCGAGGGGGCGGAGCCGGGCGCCGATCAGGAGCTCGGCGCTCGTCGTCCTCTCCACCTCGACCCGCTCGCGCGCGGTGAGCGACAGGGAGCCGCCCTGGAGCATCGTCTCGGCGTACACCTCCGGGCCGACCTGCAGCCGCTCGTCCCAGAGGAGCACGCCCGCGCCGCCGCCGTAAGCGAGCGTCGAGGGGCTCTCGGAGCTCCGCATCACCGCGCCGGCCGCGACGCTCCACACGACGCGCGCGACCCGCCCGCCGAGCAGGAGCTGCGGCGTGACGCGGACCGCGCCCTCGCCCATGTACGCGTCCGAGCTGCCCGTGGGCAGGTGCAGGGACGCGCTCGTGCCGATCTGGAAGGGGTCGCCGTCGTCGCCGAGCAGCCGGACCCGCACGCCGAGGCGCAGATCGCCGAGCGCAGGGGACGAGGGGGCCTCGGGCGCGCCCGCGCCGGCCGCCGCCGCGGCGCCGTCGCCGCTCTGGGCGAGCGCGAGCGGCAGCGAGGCCGAGACGAGCAGCCGATCCCACAGCGAGAGGGAGCCGCCGACGTGGAGGAGCGACTGGCTGCCGACGATCACCCGCTCGGGCGAGGCGCCATCGGAGAGCGTGAGCGGATCCTCCGCGTGGTCGAACAGGGCGAGCCCGCGCGGGACCAGGTGCCCTCCGATGAACGGCGACGGCACACCGAAGAGCGGATCGCCCGCCGGTGTCGGCTCGAACCGGCTGAGCGCGACGGCGCCAGGCCCCTCCGCGCGCGCGGAGGACGGGCCGAGGGCGATGCCGAGGAGCGCGCCCGCAAGCGCCGCGCCCACCGTGATGAGGCCTCTCATGGGCGCCGGATGGTATCCCCGCCACCGCAAGCGGAGCAAAGGCGATTTGTCCGAGACGTTTCCAACAGTTGCTTGCGCGGCGCGCGCATCGGGTAGCATCGCGGTGATCCCAGCCGGAGAATCGCGGTGATCCCAGTCGGAGAATCGGAGAGTCGGAGCACGGCCCGCGCGGTGTGCCTCCGCCAGCAAGGAGCATCGATGCGAGGGAAGCACCTGGGCCGTTGGGGGCGCGCCGTCGCGGCCGCGCTCGGCGTGGGGCTCGCGGCGGGCGCGGCCGCGGCCCAGCCGGCGCGCTCCGCGCCCGCAAAGGCGCCGCCCGCAAAGGCGCCGCCCGCAGCGACGCCGCCCGCAGCGACGCCGCCCGCGCCGCCCGCGGAGACGCCGCTCGCGGAGTCGCTGACCGGGATGGCCAGGGCCGAGCACGGGGCGGGCGCGGCGCTGTTCGACGACGGCGACTACGCGGGCGCGCTCGCGCGGTACGAGCGCGCCTACGAGCTGTCGCGCGATCACCGGCTCCTCTGGAAGATCGCGCTCTGCCAGAAGAACCTGCGGCGCTACGCGTCGATGCTCGCGACGCTGCGCCGGCTGGAGGCCGAGGGGGGCGCCGCGCTGTCGGCGCGCGACAGGCAGGACATCGCCGATCTGCTCAAGGCCGCCGGGATCTTCGTGTCCCTCCTCGCGATCACGGCGAGCGAGCCGGGGGCCGCGGTGTTCGTGGACGAGGAGCGGGTCGGGACGACGCCGCTCGCCGCGCCGGTGCCGATCGACATCGGCGAGCGCCGCATCCGCGTGTCGAAGCCCGGCTTCGTCGATTTCGTCCGCCAGGTGAAGGTCGTGGGCGGCGACAGCGTCGCGCTCGTGGTGCAGCTCGACCGGGCGGTGCACCGGGGGCGGCTCGCCATCGCGGCGGGGCAGGACGATCTCATCGCGATCGACGGCAAGGTGGTGGGCAAGGGCCGCTGGGAGGGCTCGGTGCAGAGCGGGACCCACGCGCTGCGGGTGACGGCGCCGGGGATGGCGCCGCACGAGGCGCAGATCCTGGTCCGCGACGACGAGCGCCGCCGGATCGACGTGTCGCTGGAGCGCGCCGCGCAGCGGGGCGGCGCGAGCAAGTGGCTCTGGATCGGCGGCGGCGCGGCGATCTTCGCGGGCGCGCTCGTCGCGGGCGCGCTGCTCTTCGAGCCGGGGACGCCGGTGGAGCAGGGCAGCCTGGGCACGGTCCCGCTCAGCTTCGGAGGGAGACGTTGATGCGGATGAAACGGACGAAGCGGACCAGGTCGATGTCGGCGGCGGTGTGGCTCTCGCTCGCCGCGGCGGCTGGGCTCTCGGCCTGCGGCGGGGAGAAGGGGCAGCTCATGGTCGTCTTCCAGACGGACATGTCGCTGCCGAAGGACATCGATACGGTCCGGATCGAGGCGACGCTCGACGGGTCCGTCGTCTACGACGAGACGTTCGAGCGGCTCGGGAGCGACGGGTCGATCCGCCTTCCGGCGACGCTGGGCTTCCTCACGCCCGACGAGCCGTCGCAGGCGCTCCGGGTGCGCGTCATCGCCAGCCGCGGCGGGAAGGACGGGGTGCGCCTGCTCCGCGAGGTGCTGACGACCGTGCCCGAGGGGCGCACGGCGACGCTGCACATGCCCATCCAGTTCCTGTGCGACGGCTCGGCCGAGGTCGAGCGCGACGCGCAGGGCAACGCGCTGCGCGACGCGGACGGCAACGTGCTCGTCAAGAACAGCTGTCCCGAGGGCCAGAGCTGCGTCGCGGGCTCGTGCGTGCCGCGCGAGGTCGACTCGCGCGAGCTGCCCGATTACGAGGCCGTGGCCGTGTTCGGCGGCGGGTCGGGCGACGGCGACGGGCTCTGCTTCGACACCCTGCGGTGCTTCGCCGCCGCCGCGTCGGCGCCGGTCGATCTCGAGGCGTTCGCCGCGGACGGCACCGTCTGTCGGGCCGCCGCCCCGAGCGGCGACGTGAACGTCGCGCTGCTCACGCAGGGCGGCGGCATCTGCGGCGAGAGCGCGTGCTTCGTGCCGCTCGACGCGGAGAGCGACGCGGGCTTCCGGGTGGAGGAGGGCAACGTGCTCCGGCTGCCCGTCGAGGTGTGCAGGCGCGCGCAGAGCGGCAAGCTCGCGGGGCTCGCGATCGTAGCCGCGGGCGAGGGGAAGTGCCGCAGGAAGGGGACGGACCTGCCGACGTGCGGCCCGTGGTCGGCGCTGCAGGGCGGCGAGTCCACGGTGCCCGACGCGTCGGCGCCCGTCCCCGTGGCGGTGGCGCAGGTCCACCCGGTGTCGCTGCAGGTGGCGGCGGGCGGCGTGACGTGGATCGCGGGCGCCACGTTCGACGGGGAGGGGATGGCCCAGGAGGACGGGGAGCTGAAGACGGCGCCCGTCGACGGCGGGGAGCCGCTGATCCTCGGCGCGACGCAGGCCTCGCCGCGGGATCTCGCGATCGACGAGGCGCGGCAGGTGGCCTTCTGGACGAACGCGGAGGACGGCACGCTGAGGGTGGTCCCGCTCGCGGGCGGCGAGCCGCGGGTGCTGCTCGCCGATCTGGAGCAGCCCGAGGGGCTCGCGCTCTCGGGCGGCGCGCTCTCGTGGACCGAGCTCTGGGGAGGCGGCGTGTTCCGGGCGCAGCTGAGCGGCAGCGGCGCGGAGGTCGAGCTCGGCGCGCCGGAGGAGCTGACGCCGACCGGCACGGCGTTCTCGTCGCCCTACCGCGTGGCCAGCGCGGGGGACACCGTGTGCTGGACGTACCAGGGCACGCTGGGCAGGACCGACGGGGCGGTGGCGTGCCGCGTGGGCGAGGCCTCGGTGACGATCGCGGCGGAGCAGCTCACGCCGCGCGAGATCGCGCTCGACGTGGACGGGGAGGGGAACGCGGCGGCTGTCTACTGGGCGAGCTTCGAGGGCGGCAGCGTCTTCCGGGCGGATCTGAGCGGGGCGGAGGTCGGCGCGCCCGAGGAGATCGCGTCGGATCAGGGCCAGCTGAACGGCCTCGCTGTGGACGAGGGGCACGTGTACTGGACGCGGCGCGACGCGGGGACGGTCGTGCGCATGCCGAAGGGCGGCGGCGAGCAGGAGGTGCTGGCCTCGGGGCAGGCGCGGCCGGGCGACATCGCTGTGGACGAGGCGACCGTCTACTGGATCAACGAGGGATCGCCGGACGGCAGCGACGGCGCGCCGGTGAAGGACGGGGCGGTGCTGAAGCGCGCGAAGTGACGGGGGCGGCGGCGAGCGCAGGGGGCGGCGCCGCGCCGTCTGCGCGCTCGCCGCCGCGTGTGCTATGGGCCGATCCGTGAAACGCACGGCGCTTCTCCTGTTCGCCCTCGCGCTCCCCGCGTGCGGATCGAGCTACGCACAGCAGGGCCCGAGCGACACGCTCCGGGCCTACGCGCAGGCGCTCCAGGAGGGGCGCGTCGACGCGGCGTACCGGCTGCTCTCGGACGAGGCCAAGCGGTCGATGTCGCTCGAGGCCTTCCGGCGCGCGGTGCGGGACAACCCGGACGACGCGCTCGAGATCGCCCGCGCCATCGCGCGGCCCGCGGCCGATCCGGTGGTGACCGCGACGGTCACCATGCCGAACGGCGAGGAGCTCCTGCTCGTCTTCGAGGGCGGCCGCTGGCGGCTCGACGCGGCGGCGGTCGATCTCTACGGTCAGGCGACGCCCCGGCAGGCGCTGGTGGGGTTCCTGCGGGCCTTCGAGCGGCGACGCTACGACGTGATCATGCGCTACGTTCCCGACGCCGAGCGGGAAGGCCTCGTCGAGCCCGCAGGCGCTGCGCCCGACGAGGTGGGCGCGCCCGCCGAGGCGAGCTCCGCGCGGGGTGGCGAGAGCCCGGCGCAGCCCGCCGGATCTGGAGCCGCGCCGCCCGGCGCGGGAGCCGGACCTGGAGCCGCGCCGCCCGGCGCGGGAGCTGACGCGGCGCAGAAGCCGGGCGGTCGGCCCGGGACGGTCAAGGCCGCGGCCGACGCGGGGCAGCTCACGCCCGAGAAGCTGAAGAGCGCCTGGGAGGGGCCGCAGAAGGAGCAGATCAACCGGGTCGTCCAGGCGATCAAGGCGGCGCTGCCGACCGCGACCATCGAGGAGACGGGGGACAGCGCGTCGATGGCCTACGGCGCCGGCGGTACGGTCGCTTTCACGCGCGAGCACGGGGTCTGGAAGATCAAGGACTTCTAGCGGCGCGCCCGCGTCATGGCTTCGAGAAGAGCGCTGTACTAGGGTTGTCTGCATGCCGACCGGCGATCCTTCTTCGCGAACGCCTCCCTCGCCCGACGCGGATAGCGTCCCGATCCTCCCGCTGCGCAACTCGGTGCTGTTCCCGATGTCGGTCGTGCCGATCAACGTCGGCCGGCCGCGGAGCGTGCGCCTTGTCGAGGATCTCCTCGGCCGCGAGCGCGCGCTGGTCGGCGTGATCAGCCAGAGGTCGCCCGACGTGGACGAGCCCACGTTCAAGGAGCTCTACGCCGTCGGGACCGTCGCGCGCGTGGTGAAGGTCATCCGGCTCGGCCCGAACAACTACTCGGTCGTGCTGAACGGGCTCGGCCGCTTCCGGGTGAAGTCGGCCTTCTCGCTGGAGCCGTACATGCGCGCGCGGATCGAGCGCATCCCGGAGTCGCTCGTGCGCGACGTGGAGCTCGAGGCGCTCGGCGCCGGCCTGCGCGAGGCGACGCGCGAGGTGCTCGGCCTGATGCCGAACCTGCCGCGCGACACGGCGGGCATCCTCGACAACGTGCGTGAGCCGGGCGCGCTCGCCGATCTGATCGCCTCGAACTTCCCGCAGGCGCAGGCCTCGGTCGGCGACAAGCAGGAGATCCTCGAGGCGTTCGACGTGAAGGCGCGCGTCCGCCTCGTGCTCGCGATGGTCGGCCGCCAGCTCGAGGTGCTGCGGGTCAAGAAGGAGATCTCCTCCATGGTGCAGGAGGAGATGGGCAAGTCGCAGCGCGAGTACATCCTCCGGCAGCAGATGAAGTCGATCAAGGAGGAGCTCGGCGAGGGCGGCGACGACGACGAGATCGAGGAGCTCCGCGAGCGCATCCGGCGCGCCAAGGTGCCGGCGGAGGTCGACAAGGTGGTCCGCAAGCAGCTCAGCCGGCTGCGCTCGATGGCGCAGCAGTCGGCCGAGTTCAACGTGACCAAGACGTACCTCGAGTGGATCGCGGATCTGCCGTGGTCCAAGACGACGGTGGACAAGCTGAGCGTCGAGAGCGTGCGGCGCTGCCTCGACGAGGATCACCTCGGGCTGGAGAAGGTGAAGAAGCGGATCGTCGAGTACTCGGCGATCCGGCAGCTCCGCACGGACAAGAAGGGGCCGATCCTGCTCTTCATCGGGCCGCCCGGCGTCGGCAAGACGTCGCTCGGCAAGTCGATCGCGCGCAGCATGGGGCGCCGCTACGAGCGGATCGCGCTCGGCGGCGTGCGCGACGAGGCGGAGATCCGCGGGCACCGGCGCACGTACGTGGGCGCGCTGCCCGGGCGCATCCTGCAGGCGCTGAAGAAGGCGGGCACCAAGAACCCGGTGCTCGTGCTCGACGAGGTCGACAAGATGGGCGTCGACCTGCGCGGCGATCCGGCGGCGGCGCTCCTCGAGGTGCTCGATCCGGAGCAGAACTCGACGTTCCAGGACCACTACCTCGACCTGCCGTTCGATCTGTCGCAGGTGATGTTCCTCGCGACCGCGAACAACTGGGACGGCATCCCGGGGCCGCTCGTCGACCGCATGGAGGTCATCGAGGTGCCCGGCTACACGCGGACCGACAAGCTGGGGATCGCGCGGGAGTTCCTGGTGCCGAAGCAGCTGTCGGCGCACGGTCTCACGGACGAGCGCCTGGAGTTCACGGAGCCGGGCATCGAGGCGGTCGTCGACCACTACACGCGCGAGGCGGGCGTGCGCGGCCTGGAGCGGCAGATCGCGGCGGTGTGCCGCGCGACGGCGGTGAAGGTCGCCGAGGGCCACGACGTGCGCGAGGTGGCGACGCCCGAGCACGTGGAGCAGGTGCTCGGCCCGCACAAGCACCGCCCCGAGATCGCCGAGCGGACGCTCCAGCCCGGGGTCGCGACCGGCCTCGCGTGGACGCCGGCGGGCGGCGAGATCCTCTTCATCGAGGCGACGAAGATGCCGGGCAAGGGCAACGTGGTGCTCACCGGCAACATGCGGAACGTGATGCAGGAGTCGGCGAGCACGGCGGTGAGCTTCGTGCGCAGCAAGGCCGATCGGCTGCACCTCGATCCGGAGTGGCTCAAGGAGATCGATCTGCACGTGCACATCCCGCAGCACGGCACGCCGAAGGACGGGCCGAGCGCGGGCGTGACGATGTTCGCGGCGGTGGCGTCGCTGCTGCTGGGGGCGTCGGTGCGCAGCGACGTCGCGATGACGGGGGAGATCTCGCTGCGCGGGCGGGTGATGCCGGTCGGGGGGGTCAAGGAGAAGCTGCTCGCGGCCCACCGCGCCGGGATCCGGCACGTGCTCATCCCGGCGAAGAACCGGCGTGACCTCGAGGACGTGCCGCAGGACGTCAAGGATCAGATCAAGATCACGATGGTGTCGTCGATGGAGGAGATCCTGCCGATCGTGCTGGAGCCGCCGCGGCGCGCTCCGGCGCAGAGCGCGTCGCCGGAGGAGATCGAGGAGCAGGCGGGGGCGCAGTAGGAGAGAGGTCGTCGAGGGCCTTACCGTCGTCTGTCGATGGGGGGTTGGGGGTTGGGGGGGCGCGCTAGCCGTGGCAGGCGCGCACGAAGCCGCAGCGCAGCTTGCGGCATGCCTCGACCGGGACGCCGTCGAAGCGATCCTCGGACCTCGCCTCGGCGAAGCGCTCGGCGAGGCGGGCTAGCTCGCGCTCGAACCGCGCGTGCTCGTCGTCGGTGAGGGTCCCCATGGGGCCCGCGGCAGCGAGCCACACGGGCTCGACCTCGGCGCCGACGAAGAGCACGCCAGCGCGGATGGGGCGGTCGGGGTGACGCCTCCTGAGCGCGAGCGCGCACGCGCGCAGGCGGAGCTCGTACGGCGAGAGATCCGCGCGGGGG is a genomic window of Sorangium aterium containing:
- a CDS encoding PEGA domain-containing protein, which encodes MRGKHLGRWGRAVAAALGVGLAAGAAAAQPARSAPAKAPPAKAPPAATPPAATPPAPPAETPLAESLTGMARAEHGAGAALFDDGDYAGALARYERAYELSRDHRLLWKIALCQKNLRRYASMLATLRRLEAEGGAALSARDRQDIADLLKAAGIFVSLLAITASEPGAAVFVDEERVGTTPLAAPVPIDIGERRIRVSKPGFVDFVRQVKVVGGDSVALVVQLDRAVHRGRLAIAAGQDDLIAIDGKVVGKGRWEGSVQSGTHALRVTAPGMAPHEAQILVRDDERRRIDVSLERAAQRGGASKWLWIGGGAAIFAGALVAGALLFEPGTPVEQGSLGTVPLSFGGRR
- the lon gene encoding endopeptidase La: MPTGDPSSRTPPSPDADSVPILPLRNSVLFPMSVVPINVGRPRSVRLVEDLLGRERALVGVISQRSPDVDEPTFKELYAVGTVARVVKVIRLGPNNYSVVLNGLGRFRVKSAFSLEPYMRARIERIPESLVRDVELEALGAGLREATREVLGLMPNLPRDTAGILDNVREPGALADLIASNFPQAQASVGDKQEILEAFDVKARVRLVLAMVGRQLEVLRVKKEISSMVQEEMGKSQREYILRQQMKSIKEELGEGGDDDEIEELRERIRRAKVPAEVDKVVRKQLSRLRSMAQQSAEFNVTKTYLEWIADLPWSKTTVDKLSVESVRRCLDEDHLGLEKVKKRIVEYSAIRQLRTDKKGPILLFIGPPGVGKTSLGKSIARSMGRRYERIALGGVRDEAEIRGHRRTYVGALPGRILQALKKAGTKNPVLVLDEVDKMGVDLRGDPAAALLEVLDPEQNSTFQDHYLDLPFDLSQVMFLATANNWDGIPGPLVDRMEVIEVPGYTRTDKLGIAREFLVPKQLSAHGLTDERLEFTEPGIEAVVDHYTREAGVRGLERQIAAVCRATAVKVAEGHDVREVATPEHVEQVLGPHKHRPEIAERTLQPGVATGLAWTPAGGEILFIEATKMPGKGNVVLTGNMRNVMQESASTAVSFVRSKADRLHLDPEWLKEIDLHVHIPQHGTPKDGPSAGVTMFAAVASLLLGASVRSDVAMTGEISLRGRVMPVGGVKEKLLAAHRAGIRHVLIPAKNRRDLEDVPQDVKDQIKITMVSSMEEILPIVLEPPRRAPAQSASPEEIEEQAGAQ